One Spinacia oleracea cultivar Varoflay chromosome 4, BTI_SOV_V1, whole genome shotgun sequence DNA segment encodes these proteins:
- the LOC110782656 gene encoding uncharacterized protein gives MPLYDCVLLLKPHVKRESLMDLVARVGKHVYARNGVLAEIKTFGTVHLGYGIKKLDGRYFQGQLMQMTMMATPNINKELHYLNKEDRLLRWLIVKHRNTRFGLDSMDDEYLRSELKKFDERSIYDLNKDEDKDDDEYDDEAEKQDG, from the exons ATGCCACTCTATGACTGTGTGCTATTACTGAAACCTCATGTGAAGCGGGAATCCTTGATGGACTTGGTTGCTAGGGTGGGGAAACACGTTTATGCTCGAAATGGTGTGCTGGCGGAGATAAAGACCTTTGGAACTGTTCATCTGGGTTATGGTATTAAGAAGCTTGATGGAAGATACTTTCAG GGACAACTAATGCAGATGACCATGATGGCAACACCCAATATAAACAAGGAGCTTCATTACTTGAACAAAGAAGACCGACTTTTACGATGGCTCATTGTGAAACATCGAAACACAAGGTTTGGGCTTGACAGCATGGATGATGAATATTTAAGAAGTGAACTAAAGAAATTCGATGAGCGTAGCatatatgatttaaataaaGATGAAGACAAAGATGATGACGAGTATGATGACGAGGCCGAGAAGCAAGATGGTTGA